One window of Streptomyces sp. FIT100 genomic DNA carries:
- a CDS encoding ABC transporter permease, translating into MDRTLLLLAPGALFLVLLFCYPFLYGLQLSFQPKTGGGPLANYRTFFSDPYLRETVWITLRLAVPVALLNCLAAVPVAFRTRGPFRGRRTVTTLLVMPITLGTVLTAEGLLGYLGPNGWLNKALMGIGLIDEPLALVHNYWGVFASLVITGFPFAYLLTLSYLTGIDPSLEQAAATLGAGRRQRFRHVLLPLLAPGLAITFCLSFVLAFAVFPSAQLVGDPRGSTHVISIEAYQAAFQKFDYALGSAIAMVMAVVMLAVVVLVLAWRSMLYRGSTGGKG; encoded by the coding sequence GTGGACCGGACCCTGCTCCTGCTCGCCCCCGGCGCGCTCTTCCTCGTCCTGCTCTTCTGCTACCCCTTCCTCTACGGCCTCCAGCTCTCCTTCCAGCCGAAGACCGGCGGCGGCCCCCTCGCCAACTACCGCACGTTCTTCTCCGACCCCTACCTCCGCGAGACCGTCTGGATCACGCTCCGCCTCGCCGTCCCCGTCGCCCTGCTGAACTGCCTCGCCGCCGTGCCCGTCGCCTTCCGCACCCGGGGCCCGTTCCGCGGCCGGCGGACGGTCACCACACTCCTCGTCATGCCGATCACCCTCGGCACGGTGCTCACCGCCGAGGGGCTGCTCGGCTACCTCGGCCCCAACGGCTGGCTGAACAAGGCACTCATGGGGATCGGCCTGATCGACGAGCCGCTGGCGCTCGTGCACAACTACTGGGGCGTCTTCGCCTCGCTCGTCATCACCGGATTCCCGTTCGCGTATCTGCTCACGCTGTCCTATCTCACCGGGATCGACCCGAGCCTGGAGCAGGCGGCCGCGACGCTCGGCGCGGGCCGGCGGCAGCGGTTCCGGCATGTGCTTCTGCCGCTGCTCGCGCCCGGGCTCGCCATCACGTTCTGCCTGTCCTTCGTGCTGGCCTTCGCCGTCTTCCCCTCCGCGCAACTCGTCGGCGACCCGCGCGGATCGACGCACGTGATCTCGATCGAGGCGTACCAGGCGGCGTTCCAGAAGTTCGACTACGCGCTCGGCTCGGCGATCGCGATGGTCATGGCCGTCGTGATGCTGGCGGTCGTCGTGCTGGTCCTGGCGTGGCGCTCGATGCTGTACCGGGGCTCGACGGGAGGCAAGGGCTGA
- a CDS encoding ABC transporter permease produces MTAAPDTTRETPAPAPGTPEQAPPGRRHRLGRPATWLTAAVFGFFFLNLAGVVGVPLVNSFGTRWFTSWLPDGWTTMWYGSAWREFSLGQVFWTTALVSVLVVAVSVVVGVPAAYALARRTFPGKRLVMLLFLLPILVPPMTYGIPLATVLYKFQLAGTLTGVVLANLVPSVPFVVLTMTPFIEQIDPRIEAAARMCGARTASVLLRILAPLLVPGILAASVLVLVRTVGMFELTFLTAGPDSQTLIVALYYAVFSAGIRTQQSIDAMAVMYTLSMLVLLVVALRFVNPTQLVTRVKEEGR; encoded by the coding sequence ATGACCGCCGCACCGGACACCACCCGTGAGACCCCGGCCCCCGCGCCCGGCACCCCCGAACAGGCCCCGCCGGGGCGGCGGCACCGCCTCGGCCGTCCCGCCACCTGGCTGACGGCGGCCGTCTTCGGGTTCTTCTTCCTCAACCTCGCCGGCGTCGTCGGCGTACCGCTCGTCAACTCCTTCGGCACCCGCTGGTTCACCAGCTGGCTGCCGGACGGCTGGACGACCATGTGGTACGGCTCCGCCTGGCGGGAGTTCTCGCTCGGCCAGGTCTTCTGGACCACGGCCCTCGTGTCCGTCCTCGTCGTCGCGGTCTCGGTGGTGGTCGGGGTGCCCGCGGCGTACGCGCTGGCCCGCCGCACGTTCCCCGGTAAACGGCTCGTCATGCTGCTGTTCCTGCTGCCGATCCTGGTGCCGCCGATGACCTACGGCATCCCGCTCGCGACCGTGCTCTACAAGTTCCAGCTCGCGGGCACGCTCACCGGCGTGGTGCTGGCGAACCTCGTGCCGTCCGTGCCGTTCGTGGTGCTGACGATGACCCCGTTCATCGAGCAGATCGACCCCCGGATCGAGGCGGCGGCCCGCATGTGCGGGGCGAGGACCGCGTCGGTCCTCCTGCGGATCCTCGCCCCGCTGCTCGTGCCCGGGATCCTCGCCGCCTCGGTCCTCGTCCTGGTCCGCACGGTCGGCATGTTCGAGCTGACCTTCCTCACGGCCGGGCCCGACAGCCAGACGCTGATCGTGGCGCTGTACTACGCGGTGTTCTCGGCCGGTATCCGCACCCAGCAGTCCATCGACGCCATGGCCGTGATGTACACGCTGTCGATGCTGGTCCTGCTGGTGGTCGCGCTGCGGTTCGTCAATCCGACCCAACTGGTGACCCGGGTGAAGGAGGAGGGTCGCTAG
- a CDS encoding FAD-dependent oxidoreductase, with the protein MDGSGTTRRTFIAGAAAAGSAAALATGSGTASAAARVPGAPSVAVLGGGVAGLTAAHELAERGLRVTVYERRALGGKARSMDVPDSGKGGRRPLPAEHGFRFIPGIYHNLPDTMRRIPFPGNPNGVWDNLVAPPEMSFARTGGEDLRLPLPWPGHRPAELTLDELRRAVTAFLDTTAAVPPHETAYFVSRILTFLTSCDERRDEVWERTPWWEFIRAEQMSYDYQRILAVGVTRNIVATKAEEASTRTVATLLEAFVLNAFGRGADGPLDRILNAPTNEAWIDPWVAHLRTLGVEFRVGWTLRELAYGAGRITEALLEDPAGARRSVTADHYVSAIPVEHARRTWGAALRAADPQLARCDALETDWMTGIQFYLTERAPLLHGHLNCVDSPWSLTAIQQAEHWRPHRDFPRDYGDGTAVDCVSVDISEWDRPGILYGKTAKQCTREQVAREVWAQLKAALNDTGRTVLKDGALHSWFLDPGVDGLGTPHPTNDDELLVHPVGTFHNRPSAATKVPNLYLSGDYVAVDIDLATMEGANASARAAVNALLGRIGSPAGRCTITPLFRAPELEGFKRRDRTRHRLGLRNVFDVG; encoded by the coding sequence ATGGACGGGTCGGGAACCACACGGCGCACATTCATCGCGGGAGCAGCGGCGGCCGGCTCCGCGGCGGCACTCGCCACGGGGAGCGGGACGGCGTCAGCGGCGGCCCGTGTCCCCGGGGCACCTTCCGTCGCCGTGCTCGGCGGTGGCGTGGCGGGCCTCACCGCGGCCCATGAACTCGCCGAGCGCGGCTTACGGGTGACCGTGTACGAGCGCAGGGCGCTCGGCGGCAAGGCCCGCAGCATGGACGTACCGGACAGCGGCAAGGGCGGCCGCCGGCCGCTCCCCGCCGAGCACGGCTTCCGCTTCATTCCGGGCATTTACCACAATCTGCCGGACACGATGCGGCGCATCCCCTTCCCCGGCAACCCCAACGGCGTCTGGGACAACCTCGTCGCGCCACCGGAGATGTCCTTCGCCCGCACCGGCGGCGAGGACCTGCGCCTGCCGCTCCCCTGGCCCGGCCACCGCCCGGCCGAGCTCACCCTCGACGAACTCCGCCGCGCCGTCACCGCGTTCCTCGACACGACCGCCGCCGTCCCGCCGCACGAGACGGCGTACTTCGTGAGCCGGATCCTGACCTTCCTCACCAGCTGCGACGAGCGGCGCGACGAGGTGTGGGAGCGCACGCCCTGGTGGGAGTTCATCCGGGCCGAGCAGATGTCGTACGACTACCAGCGCATCCTCGCCGTCGGCGTCACCCGCAACATCGTGGCGACGAAGGCCGAGGAGGCGAGCACGCGCACGGTCGCCACCCTCCTGGAGGCGTTCGTCCTCAACGCGTTCGGGCGGGGCGCGGACGGTCCCCTCGACCGGATCCTCAACGCCCCCACCAACGAGGCGTGGATCGACCCGTGGGTGGCCCATCTGCGCACGCTCGGCGTGGAGTTCAGGGTCGGCTGGACGCTGCGCGAGCTGGCGTACGGCGCGGGCCGGATCACCGAGGCGCTGCTGGAGGACCCGGCAGGGGCGCGCCGCTCCGTCACCGCGGACCACTATGTCTCGGCCATTCCGGTGGAGCACGCGAGACGCACCTGGGGTGCGGCGCTGCGGGCGGCGGATCCGCAGCTCGCGCGGTGCGACGCGCTGGAGACGGACTGGATGACGGGCATCCAGTTCTATCTGACGGAGCGGGCCCCGCTGCTGCACGGGCACCTCAACTGCGTCGACTCGCCCTGGTCCCTCACGGCGATCCAGCAGGCCGAGCACTGGCGTCCGCACCGCGACTTCCCGCGCGACTACGGCGACGGCACGGCGGTCGACTGCGTCTCCGTGGACATCTCCGAATGGGACCGACCGGGCATCCTCTACGGGAAGACGGCCAAGCAGTGCACGCGCGAGCAGGTCGCCCGGGAGGTGTGGGCGCAGCTCAAGGCCGCGCTCAACGACACGGGGCGCACGGTGCTCAAGGACGGCGCCCTGCACTCCTGGTTCCTGGACCCGGGCGTGGACGGGCTCGGCACCCCGCACCCCACCAACGACGACGAGCTGCTCGTCCACCCGGTGGGCACCTTCCACAACCGGCCGTCCGCGGCGACGAAGGTGCCGAACCTCTACCTGTCCGGTGACTACGTCGCCGTCGACATCGACCTGGCGACGATGGAGGGTGCCAACGCCTCGGCCCGCGCCGCGGTCAACGCCCTCCTCGGCCGCATCGGTTCACCGGCCGGGCGCTGCACGATCACCCCGCTGTTCCGCGCCCCGGAGCTGGAGGGTTTCAAGCGCCGTGACCGTACGCGCCACCGGCTGGGGCTGCGGAACGTCTTCGACGTCGGGTAA
- a CDS encoding helix-turn-helix transcriptional regulator, whose product MPITVDIDVMLARRKMSVGELAERVGITPANLAVLKNGRAKAVRFATLAALCDVLECQPGDLLRWETEGTTGE is encoded by the coding sequence ATGCCGATCACCGTCGACATCGACGTAATGCTGGCCAGGCGGAAGATGTCCGTAGGTGAGCTCGCCGAGCGCGTAGGGATCACCCCCGCCAACCTGGCGGTACTCAAGAACGGCCGCGCCAAGGCAGTGCGCTTCGCGACACTCGCCGCGCTCTGCGACGTGCTCGAATGCCAGCCGGGCGACCTGCTGCGATGGGAAACCGAGGGCACCACGGGCGAATGA
- a CDS encoding YrhB domain-containing protein, with amino-acid sequence MMEQDEALQLAVVFLAHSQRDDEPPLAIDAERVRESNGLLIVPYNSVQYLASRDAREQLLDCWPILVDLERGDVRFGTLDDRHLWRNLSA; translated from the coding sequence ATGATGGAGCAGGACGAGGCCCTGCAACTCGCGGTGGTGTTTCTCGCGCACAGCCAGCGTGATGACGAGCCGCCTCTCGCCATCGACGCAGAGCGGGTCCGTGAGAGCAACGGGCTGCTGATCGTGCCCTACAACTCTGTGCAGTACCTCGCCTCGCGTGATGCGAGAGAGCAGCTGTTGGACTGCTGGCCCATCCTCGTCGACCTTGAACGCGGAGACGTGCGATTCGGGACGCTGGACGACCGACACCTGTGGAGGAACCTGAGCGCCTGA
- a CDS encoding transposase — MAGVITASEPSWIAPFTGLSPRQFGKLVTVLRRQGADAIRKGRPWSLPLEDRALLVAAYWRTNLTMRQLAPLFGVSKSAADRIIDHLGPMLALQPRKRFAKDTVLIVDGTLVPTRDHTVAERSKNYRYSTNHQVVIDADTRLVVVVGRPLAGNRNDCKAWEESGAKAAVGNTLTIADGGYPGTGLVIPHRRERGQTELQDWKEEHNKSHKQVRARVEHVFARMKTWKILRDCRLKGDGVHHAMLGIARMHNLALAG; from the coding sequence GTGGCTGGTGTGATCACGGCGTCGGAGCCGTCCTGGATAGCCCCATTCACCGGGCTCAGCCCAAGGCAGTTCGGGAAGCTGGTGACCGTTCTGCGGCGCCAGGGTGCGGATGCCATTCGCAAGGGCCGGCCGTGGAGTCTTCCGCTGGAGGACCGGGCCCTGCTGGTCGCGGCCTACTGGCGCACGAACCTGACCATGCGGCAGCTCGCGCCGCTGTTCGGCGTCTCGAAGTCGGCGGCGGACCGCATCATCGACCACCTCGGGCCGATGCTCGCTCTCCAGCCCCGTAAACGGTTCGCCAAGGACACCGTGCTCATCGTGGACGGCACCCTGGTCCCCACCCGGGACCACACCGTCGCCGAGCGGTCGAAGAACTACCGGTACTCCACCAACCACCAGGTCGTCATCGACGCCGACACCCGCCTGGTCGTCGTGGTCGGCCGGCCGCTCGCCGGGAACCGCAACGACTGCAAGGCATGGGAGGAGTCCGGCGCCAAAGCCGCCGTCGGCAACACCCTCACCATCGCCGACGGCGGCTACCCGGGCACCGGACTCGTCATCCCGCACCGCCGCGAGCGCGGCCAGACCGAACTCCAGGACTGGAAAGAAGAGCACAACAAGTCCCACAAACAGGTCCGGGCCCGGGTCGAGCACGTCTTCGCCCGCATGAAGACCTGGAAGATCCTCCGCGACTGCCGCCTCAAAGGCGACGGCGTCCACCACGCCATGCTCGGCATCGCCCGGATGCACAACCTCGCCCTCGCCGGATAG